From the Malus domestica chromosome 17, GDT2T_hap1 genome, one window contains:
- the LOC103404816 gene encoding NEDD8-activating enzyme E1 regulatory subunit AXR1-like, whose protein sequence is MAEPKAKYDRQLRIWGEQGQAALEKASICLLNCGPTGSETLKNLVLGGVGSITVIDGSKVELGDLGNNFMVDESSVGKSKAKCVCQFLQELNDSVKAKFIEEYPEVLIETNPSFFSQFTLVVATQLGERSMVKLDRICREANVILIFARSYGLTGLVRISLKEHTVIESKPEHFLDDLRLNNPWPELKRYAETIDLDVSDPVAHKHTPYVLILVKMAEEWAKNHDGKLPSTREERKEFKELIKARMTALDEDNYKEAIEASFKVFAPRGISSDLQQVIGDSCVEVDSSSSDFWVMVAALKEFIENEGGSEAPLEGSIPDMTSSTEHYISLQKLYQAKAEADYLVIEQRVRTILKKIGRDPNSISKTTIKSFCKNARKLKVCRYRLVEDEFNSPTAPELQKLLTDEDHSVAAGFYVLLRAVDRFAANYNSFPGQFDGLMDEDISRLKTTAVGLLSDVGCNGVTLNEDLINEMCRFGAAELHAVAAFIGGIASQEVIKLITRQFVPLSGTFVFNGIDQKSQLLSL, encoded by the exons ATGGCCGAACCCAAGGCCAAATACGATCGCCAGCtcag AATCTGGGGCGAGCAAGGGCAGGCAGCCCTAGAGAAGGCCAGCATATGCCTACTGAACTGCGGCCCCACTGGCTCCGAAACCTTGAAGAACCTTGTTCTTGGCGGGGTTGGAAGCATCACCGTCATCGATGGATCTAAAGTCGAATTGGGTGACCTCGGAAATAACTTCATGG TTGATGAATCGAGCGTTGGGAAATCGAAAGCGAAATGCGTTTGCCAGTTTCTTCAGGAGCTGAATGATTCCGTTAAGGCGAAGTTTATCGAAGAGTATCCGGAGGTTTTGATTGAGACCAACCCATCATTCTTTTCTCAGTTTACCTTGGTTGTAGCTACTCAG CTAGGGGAACGTTCAATGGTAAAGCTTGATAGAATCTGCAGGGAGGCAAATGTGATACTGATCTTTGCTCGCTCTTATGGCCTCACTGGGCTTGTCCGTATCAGTTTGAAG GAACATACTGTGATCGAGTCAAAGCCTGAACATTTTCTGGATGACCTTCGTTTAAATAATCCATGGCCTGAGCTTAAAAG GTATGCAGAAACCATTGATTTAGATGTGTCGGATCCTGTTGCTCACAAACACACGCCATATGTCCTCATTCTTGTCAAGATGGCAGAGGAGTGGGCCAAAAATCATGATGGTAAACTTCCATCAActagggaagagagaaaagagttCAAG GAGCTTATTAAAGCTAGGATGACTGCACTAGATGAAGATAACTATAAAGAAGCCATTGAGGCCTCCTTCAAAGTCTTTGCTCCACGAGGAATTA GTTCAGACTTGCAACAGGTAATTGGAGATAGCTGTGTGGAAGTTGATTCCAGTTCATCTGATTTTTGGGTGATGGTGGCAGCgttgaag GAGTTCATAGAAAATGAAGGTGGTAGCGAGGCACCTCTTGAAGGATCAATACCAGATATGACATCTTCGACAGA GCACTATATATCTTTGCAGAAACTCTACCAAGCCAAGGCTGAGGCTGATTATCTTGTTATTGAGCAAAGGGTTAGGACTATTCTGAAAAAAATTGGTAGGGATCCAAACAGCATCTCAAAGACAACAATAAAAAGTTTCTGCAAGAATGCAAGAAAACTCAAA GTTTGCAGGTATCGCCTAGTCGAAGATGAGTTCAATTCTCCAACCGCACCAGAGTTGCAGAAGCTTCTAACAGATGAGGATCACAG TGTAGCTGCTGGATTTTATGTTTTGCTTAGAGCTGTTGACCGATTTGCTGCCAATTACAACAGTTTTCCTGGCCAATTTGATGG TTTAATGGATGAGGACATATCTCGATTGAAGACTACAGCTGTTGGCCTGCTTAGTGATGTGGGCTGCAATGGCGTTACATTAAACGAGGACCTAATCAATGAGATGTGTCGATTTGGTGCTGCCGAGCTCCACGCAGTTGCTGCTTTCATTGGAGGAATTGCATCTCAGGAAGTGATTAAG CTTATAACAAGACAGTTTGTGCCCCTTTCCGGAACTTTTGTCTTCAACGGCATTGATCAGAAGTCTCAATTGTTGTCTCTGTAG
- the LOC139193320 gene encoding uncharacterized protein, translated as MNRRSRSLHRRSSPNRSPEPFLKYLKPGALAQIRDSRISRARSHQLNWLSQVRVSPPLSPVSDPGPPMVNAMEGFPCFSGRIFGPRCPQRKKLAATKSVMFLSPSSPVHDSPDPIIDLFSTDILAAH; from the coding sequence ATGAACCGCCGATCTAGATCCCTTCACCGCCGGTCCTCCCCCAACCGGTCGCCCGAGCCATTTCTCAAATACCTAAAACCCGGCGCGCTCGCTCAAATCCGAGACTCCCGAATCAGCAGGGCCAGATCGCACCAGCTCAATTGGCTCTCTCAGGTCCGTGTATCGCCGCCGTTGTCTCCAGTGTCCGACCCGGGTCCTCCCATGGTCAACGCGATGGAGGGATTTCCTTGCTTCTCGGGTCGGATCTTCGGCCCCAGATGCCCCCAGAGGAAGAAGCTCGCGGCCACAAAGTCCGTTATGTTCCTCAGCCCCTCGAGCCCGGTTCACGACTCGCCCGATCCGATAATCGATCTGTTTAGTACGGACATTCTTGCTGCACACTGA